One window of Strigops habroptila isolate Jane chromosome Z, bStrHab1.2.pri, whole genome shotgun sequence genomic DNA carries:
- the DYNLRB2 gene encoding dynein light chain roadblock-type 2 isoform X2, which produces MAEVEETLKRIQSHKGVIATIVINAEGIPVRTTLDNSTTVQYAALLQQLVMKARSTVRDIDPQNDLTFLRIRSKKHEIMVAPDKDYLLVVVQNPCE; this is translated from the exons ATG GCTGAAGTGGAGGAAACTCTAAAGAGGATTCAGTCCCACAAAGGCGTTATCGCGACTATTGTGATAAACGCCGAAG GAATTCCAGTAAGAACAACTCTTGATAACTCTACAACAGTCCAGTATGCAGCTCTTCTTCAGCAGCTTGTCATGAAAGCTAGGAGCACAGTACGAGATATTGACCCTCAGAATGATCTAACCTTTCTTAGGATCAGAtcaaagaaacatgaaattatGGTAGCTCCAG ATAAGGATTATCTCCTGGTCGTTGTTCAGAACCCATGTGAATAG
- the DYNLRB2 gene encoding dynein light chain roadblock-type 2 isoform X1: MVMALLPPAAPAMGWGTGRRAELQGSVSGAAAPRPPHRGRATPPVEGIPVRTTLDNSTTVQYAALLQQLVMKARSTVRDIDPQNDLTFLRIRSKKHEIMVAPDKDYLLVVVQNPCE, encoded by the exons ATGGTAATGGCGCtgctcccgcccgccgccccggccATGGGATGGGGAACGGGGCGGCGGGCCGAGCTGCAGGGCTCGGTATCGGgcgcggcggccccgcggcctCCTCACAGGGGTCGCGCCACGCCTCCGGTCGAAG GAATTCCAGTAAGAACAACTCTTGATAACTCTACAACAGTCCAGTATGCAGCTCTTCTTCAGCAGCTTGTCATGAAAGCTAGGAGCACAGTACGAGATATTGACCCTCAGAATGATCTAACCTTTCTTAGGATCAGAtcaaagaaacatgaaattatGGTAGCTCCAG ATAAGGATTATCTCCTGGTCGTTGTTCAGAACCCATGTGAATAG